In one Silene latifolia isolate original U9 population chromosome 10, ASM4854445v1, whole genome shotgun sequence genomic region, the following are encoded:
- the LOC141608298 gene encoding uncharacterized protein LOC141608298: protein MARIFHRNLISYLTSNPIHNKNETNFPCTNLCDPSCGNIEECFSGYPIPPFPPPITIIVSSTSTNLGLQISPIVLIVVIVLASVSLLVPSYAIVIRLWKRFRTGPVQDHPVEPETDQNDHEPDIDNYHPIWLISSVGLHQSVINSITIVRYKRGDGLIDGSDCSICLSEFQEGETLRLLPKCKHAFHIDCIDTWLRSHINCPVCRASIVINPGRPSLGSPRRIESNQTGNSESSDVELGIGQLGNSSRAIENGDDQNKVESDYSVTQRRSFSMDFRHGLNFQNKGAPNFIRNNSNSSSSQEIESSSSSRPLAVTVRPPSLKRSYSWSDMVFRSTRNDQDNGGRDVSP from the coding sequence ATGGCTAGAATCTTTCATAGAAACCTTATCTCATATCTAACTTCAAATCCCATACATAATAAGAATGAAACAAATTTCCCATGCACAAATTTATGTGATCCCTCTTGTGGTAACATTGAAGAATGTTTCTCCGGCTACCCGATACCGCCCTTCCCTCCACCGATCACGATCATTGTGTCGTCCACGTCGACGAATCTAGGGTTGCAAATATCACCTATTGTGCTCATAGTTGTCATTGTGTTAGCTAGTGTATCTCTTTTAGTTCCTTCCTATGCAATTGTTATTAGACTTTGGAAACGGTTTAGAACCGGTCCGGTCCAAGATCACCCTGTTGAACCGGAAACTGACCAAAATGATCATGAACCGGATATTGATAATTATCATCCAATTTGGCTAATCTCATCCGTTGGATTACACCAATCAGTGATCAATTCGATCACAATCGTACGATACAAGCGAGGAGACGGGTTAATCGACGGCTCAGATTGTTCTATTTGCCTTAGTGAATTTCAAGAGGGTGAAACCCTTAGACTATTGCCTAAGTGTAAACATGCATTTCATATTGATTGTATTGATACATGGCTAAGGTCACATATCAACTGCCCGGTCTGCCGGGCAAGTATCGTTATCAACCCGGGCAGACCGTCTTTGGGCTCGCCTCGTCGGATTGAGTCGAACCAGACAGGTAATTCGGAGTCAAGTGATGTTGAATTGGGCATAGGCCAACTAGGGAATAGTAGTAGAGCAATTGAAAATGGAGATGATCAAAACAAGGTCGAATCTGACTACAGTGTAACTCAAAGGAGGTCTTTCTCTATGGATTTTCGGCATGGCTTGAATTTTCAAAATAAAGGTGCTCCAAATTTTATAAGAAATAACTCGAATTCAAGCTCGAGTCAAGAAATCGAGAGTTCCTCTTCTTCGAGACCTCTAGCTGTAACTGTAAGACCCCCTTCTTTGAAACGGTCATACTCATGGAGCGACATGGTGTTCCGGTCTACTCGTAATGATCAGGATAATGGTGGTAGAGATGTATCTCCttga